One uncultured Cohaesibacter sp. genomic window, ATGGCTGCGAAACTCAAAAAGGGTGATCGCGTCATTGTTCTTGCCGGTAAAGACAAGGGCAAGAGCGGTGAAATTGTGCAGGTGATGCCAGCTGAAGAGCGGGCGATCGTGCGCGGTATCAATCTGGTCAAGCGTCATCAGCGCCAGACTCAGGTTCAGGAAGGTGGCATCATCACCAAAGAAGCCTCCATTCACCTGTCCAATCTGGCGATTGCTGACCCGAAAGACAACAAACCGACCCGTGTCGGCTTTGAGGTCAAGGAAGACGGCACCAAGGTGCGCGTGGCCAAGCGTTCGGGAGATGTGATTGATGGCTGAGGCTGCTTACGCTCCGCGTCTCAAGACGCAGTATGAAAATGTGATCCGCGCCAATATGCAGGAAAAGTACAGTTACTCCAATCCGCACCGGATGCCGAAACTGGAAAAAATTGTCCTGAACATGGGTGTCGGTGAAGCGGTCGGTGATTCCAAGAAGATCAAATCTGCTTTGGAAGATCTGCAGGCCATT contains:
- the rplX gene encoding 50S ribosomal protein L24, with protein sequence MAAKLKKGDRVIVLAGKDKGKSGEIVQVMPAEERAIVRGINLVKRHQRQTQVQEGGIITKEASIHLSNLAIADPKDNKPTRVGFEVKEDGTKVRVAKRSGDVIDG